A part of Pirellulaceae bacterium genomic DNA contains:
- a CDS encoding FAD-binding oxidoreductase yields the protein MSTYRQIYKWGDKRDSALDEHTLQFLEQYFGVQRTQQRTIGDALRADSPVQLPVSRLAADHLRFFQELVGQQHVQQEDFMRASHALGKYYGDLLLLRHRRVPYPPDAVVCPETHEQVQQIVDYCHQHCLPIVPVGGGSSVTQALEARQGGIALNLRQRMRKVLRFRERNQTVRVQAGIYGPELEAYLNERGYSCGHFPQSFEYSTVGGWVAANGAGQCSTGYGRAVDLMVALQVATPIGSFQSLEHPACAQGWDLNRLFVGSEGVLGVITEVTWRVVPHRPQNRQQAAFIFRDFASATEAMRAMIQGEIGKPHVFRISDGRETSFGFKHRGFEGTWKDRLLRGFGYHPPQRSTLMMTIEGNMAFTRCALQQAKRIAKRHGGFSAGQSPVTNWLQQRYESSYLRDAFMDAGYMIDTAETAVTWETLLPLWKGVHEYFDRCGQPIYSMSHISHVYENGCNLYVVFMAPMQSRTTADDVAQFQTLQQGLLRTFVQQGGSISHHHGVGRMGSDLMVTQVGECGIEILKSIKRSLDPHGIMNPGGMLGLDN from the coding sequence ATGTCTACTTATCGACAGATATACAAATGGGGCGACAAGCGCGACAGCGCCTTGGACGAGCATACGCTGCAGTTCTTGGAGCAATACTTTGGCGTGCAGCGTACGCAGCAACGGACGATTGGCGATGCCCTTCGCGCCGACTCGCCAGTGCAGCTGCCGGTCAGTCGCTTAGCGGCTGATCACCTGCGCTTCTTTCAAGAACTAGTTGGTCAACAACATGTGCAGCAGGAAGACTTCATGCGAGCTAGTCACGCGCTCGGAAAATACTACGGCGATTTATTGCTGCTGCGTCACCGGCGCGTACCCTACCCGCCCGATGCCGTCGTCTGCCCCGAAACGCATGAGCAGGTCCAACAGATTGTCGATTATTGCCACCAGCATTGTTTGCCGATTGTGCCTGTTGGAGGCGGATCGTCGGTAACGCAAGCTCTGGAAGCGCGTCAGGGGGGCATCGCACTGAATCTACGACAGCGCATGCGCAAAGTGCTGCGCTTTCGCGAGCGCAATCAGACGGTACGCGTACAGGCGGGTATCTATGGACCCGAGTTAGAAGCCTATTTGAACGAGCGTGGATATTCTTGTGGGCATTTTCCGCAGTCATTCGAGTACTCCACGGTCGGTGGTTGGGTAGCGGCCAATGGCGCTGGGCAGTGTTCCACGGGTTACGGACGCGCGGTGGATTTGATGGTGGCCTTGCAGGTAGCGACCCCCATCGGCAGTTTCCAGTCGCTGGAACATCCGGCCTGCGCTCAGGGCTGGGATTTGAATCGTCTGTTTGTTGGCTCCGAAGGTGTCTTAGGCGTGATTACCGAAGTTACCTGGCGCGTGGTGCCGCATCGGCCACAGAATCGACAACAGGCAGCCTTCATCTTTCGCGACTTCGCATCGGCTACAGAGGCCATGCGCGCCATGATTCAGGGCGAAATCGGTAAACCACATGTCTTTCGCATTTCCGATGGTCGCGAGACTTCATTTGGTTTCAAACATCGTGGTTTTGAAGGAACTTGGAAGGACCGGCTGCTGCGCGGCTTTGGTTACCATCCTCCCCAGCGTAGTACGTTGATGATGACCATCGAGGGCAACATGGCGTTTACACGCTGTGCGCTGCAGCAGGCCAAGAGGATTGCCAAACGGCACGGCGGATTCTCGGCTGGTCAGTCTCCGGTGACGAATTGGCTGCAACAGCGTTACGAATCATCCTATCTCCGCGATGCGTTCATGGATGCCGGGTATATGATTGACACCGCCGAAACAGCGGTCACATGGGAGACCCTGTTGCCACTTTGGAAAGGCGTGCATGAATACTTTGACCGATGCGGACAGCCCATCTATAGCATGTCCCATATTTCACACGTCTACGAAAACGGTTGTAACTTGTATGTCGTCTTCATGGCACCCATGCAATCGAGGACCACCGCCGATGATGTGGCGCAGTTCCAGACGCTGCAGCAGGGACTACTGAGGACTTTCGTGCAGCAGGGAGGCAGCATTTCGCATCACCACGGGGTTGGCCGCATGGGCAGCGATCTCATGGTGACTCAGGTAGGCGAGTGTGGGATCGAGATTCTCAAGTCGATCAAGCGCAGTTTGGATCCCCATGGCATCATGAATCCGGGAGGCATGCTTGGCTTGGACAACTGA
- a CDS encoding glycerol-3-phosphate dehydrogenase/oxidase: MTLKRADIAELAERHWDLVLIGGGITGAAVAHQAALCGLSVALFEMNDFGSATSSATSKLIHGGLRYLKNFELGLVRESLRERRIIADIAPNFVQPLQFLVPRYRRHTARNFALRAGMWLYDGLSYDKAHVVQPSNRLRRHGVLSTSQTLQQAAWLQHPELHDAVTYFDYANINPDRMTLAFLQTAQDHGAQLANYARVESLELQDSSVRGVTVRDTLTGHSRIVRAHWVINCAGTWVHRVLKMLKRPSVSPGDLPVGEPAGQHSTPARSEGVHLLTAKIPVRTAVVLQTRAGDHLMFLPWRGLTIIGPTDKPYHGTPDDYRPTRASVDELLDKVNQHIAPEEIGGALTRDDIVFHYGGLRPLAGLEDSDNPYTVSRRYELVDHGTATDDQPFVARGLLSVEGGKYTTSRGLAQRVVEHIARSRQLQLPLCDSATYTLHPCRIGDFSEFLNTTRVTFGKFYPDDTIQYYVRNYGTLAADVLELGLKTSGGATRLTADGEIQAELDYTINHELAYSLADVLLRRTGVGWLGRPADATLRLVVERLSKRRNWSTADCEHAIHDFISKYYTIP; the protein is encoded by the coding sequence ATGACATTGAAACGCGCCGACATTGCAGAGCTGGCCGAAAGGCATTGGGATTTAGTTCTCATCGGTGGCGGGATTACCGGTGCAGCCGTCGCGCATCAGGCCGCTCTATGCGGCCTGAGCGTCGCGCTGTTTGAGATGAATGACTTTGGCAGTGCGACCTCGTCGGCTACTTCGAAGTTGATTCACGGTGGGCTTCGCTATCTCAAGAATTTTGAACTTGGACTGGTACGTGAATCGCTGCGCGAGCGGCGCATTATCGCGGACATAGCGCCGAATTTCGTGCAGCCGCTGCAATTCCTGGTGCCGCGCTATCGTCGACACACAGCTCGCAATTTTGCGCTGCGCGCCGGCATGTGGCTGTACGATGGTCTGTCGTATGACAAGGCGCATGTTGTCCAGCCATCGAATCGACTGAGGCGTCATGGCGTGTTATCGACCTCCCAAACCTTACAACAGGCAGCCTGGCTGCAGCACCCAGAACTGCATGACGCGGTCACCTACTTCGACTACGCCAATATCAACCCCGATCGGATGACACTGGCTTTCCTACAAACCGCCCAGGATCATGGCGCCCAACTGGCAAATTATGCGCGTGTCGAATCGCTTGAGCTACAAGACTCTTCGGTTCGCGGAGTAACCGTTCGAGATACCTTGACCGGTCACAGCCGGATTGTCCGCGCACACTGGGTAATCAATTGTGCAGGAACCTGGGTCCATCGCGTTTTGAAGATGCTTAAGCGACCATCCGTTTCCCCGGGCGACCTACCGGTTGGCGAGCCCGCCGGCCAGCACTCGACGCCAGCGCGGTCCGAAGGCGTGCATCTTTTGACCGCTAAGATTCCAGTGCGAACTGCTGTCGTACTGCAGACCCGAGCGGGTGATCACCTGATGTTTTTGCCATGGCGAGGACTTACGATCATTGGCCCGACGGATAAACCGTATCACGGAACGCCCGATGATTATCGGCCAACGCGAGCCAGCGTCGATGAACTGCTGGACAAAGTCAATCAACATATCGCGCCTGAAGAAATTGGCGGAGCCCTGACACGTGATGACATTGTGTTTCACTACGGCGGTTTACGGCCGCTGGCCGGGCTGGAAGATTCCGACAACCCATACACCGTCAGCCGGCGTTATGAGCTAGTTGATCATGGCACCGCAACCGATGACCAGCCATTTGTGGCTCGTGGGCTGCTCTCCGTAGAGGGCGGCAAATACACCACGTCGCGCGGACTGGCACAGCGCGTGGTAGAACATATTGCTCGCAGCCGTCAGTTGCAACTGCCGTTGTGCGACTCGGCAACCTACACCCTTCATCCCTGTCGGATAGGCGATTTTAGTGAATTTTTGAACACCACCAGAGTCACGTTTGGTAAATTCTACCCGGACGATACGATCCAGTACTATGTGCGCAACTACGGCACACTGGCAGCGGACGTTTTGGAATTGGGGTTGAAAACCAGTGGGGGCGCAACTCGACTGACCGCCGACGGAGAGATTCAAGCGGAACTGGACTATACGATCAACCATGAACTAGCGTATTCCCTTGCCGATGTGCTCTTGCGGCGCACTGGAGTCGGTTGGCTGGGCCGCCCCGCGGATGCCACGTTGCGGTTGGTGGTCGAACGATTGAGCAAGCGGCGAAACTGGAGCACTGCAGACTGCGAGCACGCCATCCACGATTTCATCTCCAAGTACTATACGATTCCATAG